A single region of the Nicotiana sylvestris chromosome 6, ASM39365v2, whole genome shotgun sequence genome encodes:
- the LOC104238076 gene encoding plasmodesmata-located protein 2 isoform X2 has product MGPSQIPQKTFSILFLFLSSILFSINLVSSSSEQLTNFVYKGCANQKFPSGFYSQTLNTLFDSLVSQSLTSKFYKTTAGSGSSAISGLFQCRGDLSNSDCNNCVKKIPNMSQKLCGESIAARIQLIGCYLRYEVAGFQTVGPTELLFKVCGSTQASGTGFSDRLETALGEISKGVSSGNGFYAGGYQSVYVLGQCEGDLESGDCVNCVKNAVGKAKSECGNSISAQIYLQQCYISYTYYPNGVPSKSLSPSGQLLKE; this is encoded by the coding sequence ATGGGTCCATCTCAAATTCCCCAAAAAACATTCTCCATCCTTTTCTTATTTCTCTCTTCAATATTATTCTCCATTAATCTTGTTTCTTCATCATCTGAACAACTCACAAACTTTGTGTACAAAGGCTGTGCTAACCAAAAATTCCCATCTGGGTTTTACTCACAAACACTTAACACCCTTTTTGACAGCTTAGTTTCTCAATCTTTAACCTCAAAATTCTACAAAACCACAGCTGGTAGTGGCAGTTCAGCAATTTCTGGTCTTTTTCAATGCAGAGGTGATCTTTCAAACTCTGACTGTAATAATTGTGTCAAGAAAATACCAAACATGTCCCAAAAACTATGTGGAGAATCTATAGCAGCAAGAATTCAGCTTATTGGGTGTTACTTAAGGTACGAGGTTGCTGGGTTTCAGACAGTGGGACCCACTGAGTTGCTGTTTAAGGTTTGCGGGTCAACTCAGGCGAGTGGAACTGGGTTTAGTGATAGGCTTGAGACTGCATTAGGAGAAATAAGTAAAGGGGTTTCGAGTGGGAATGGGTTTTATGCAGGTGGGTATCAGTCGGTTTATGTGTTGGGTCAGTGTGAAGGTGATTTAGAGAGTGGGGACTGTGTGAACTGTGTGAAAAATGCTGTTGGGAAAGCTAAAAGTGAATGTGGGAATTCTATTTCTGCTCAGATATATCTGCAACAGTGCTATATTAGTTACACTTATTATCCTAATGGTGTGC